From one Phycisphaerae bacterium genomic stretch:
- a CDS encoding SpoIIE family protein phosphatase yields MRVLVKERDSVLADLTFEDEEILVGSDPSCAIHLPDQRVSSRNAAIRATVDGIWFLENLDPNNTFLLNSHGLIEATRLTDGDEIVLHDYLLKIYLSAGLDQHVVEDVAAGAEELAKIKQFPLPPGSIVKRPFDGITMVKADLDHASNLGVEVSHCRDIHDLIDRSISLLLKVFEARSAWIGIRRQPHGELEVVSGRYPSGQSCDTNPIIELLLYRCCERNQHICVRKIRDEKDIGSALAVPLSTRNGTFGMVYVDRRPKTLRFQIPDLDMLTALGSAIAAKLDIILQGRQARQAEVSAAEVSVAQTIQAQLDPKSSISWTKFQMAAYSRSGQERPGDVYDVMKRPDTEITCFLLGHVRATGASLALSMARLQSTFRVAMLHNDPPHAFERELNWLVFNENEPAVVDSMCFLLDPKSGKIQYSRAGKIGAFIVDPRGEPRKLPTADGPSVGAVKHYEYTSKIDQLAPGETLAVYTRGVATAVNQQGDRFSEARFIEMVCDGFGQPPGATIQDISHELSEFFYNGKHPDDITVILLHRLED; encoded by the coding sequence ATGCGTGTGCTAGTCAAAGAGCGCGATTCAGTCCTGGCCGACCTTACCTTCGAGGACGAGGAGATTCTGGTCGGGAGTGATCCCTCCTGCGCCATCCATCTTCCTGACCAGCGCGTGAGCAGCCGGAACGCGGCCATCCGCGCCACCGTCGACGGTATCTGGTTCCTCGAAAACCTGGATCCGAACAACACCTTCCTGCTCAACAGCCACGGCCTGATCGAGGCCACCCGGCTCACGGACGGCGACGAGATCGTCCTTCACGACTATCTGCTGAAGATCTATCTCAGCGCCGGCCTGGACCAGCATGTGGTCGAAGACGTGGCCGCCGGAGCGGAGGAACTCGCCAAAATCAAGCAGTTCCCCCTGCCGCCCGGTTCGATCGTCAAGCGGCCCTTCGACGGCATCACCATGGTCAAGGCCGATCTGGACCACGCCTCGAACCTCGGTGTCGAGGTCTCTCACTGCCGGGATATTCACGACCTGATTGACCGGTCGATCAGTCTCCTGCTCAAGGTCTTCGAGGCCCGGTCCGCCTGGATCGGCATCCGCCGCCAGCCGCACGGCGAGCTGGAGGTGGTCAGCGGCCGATATCCGTCCGGTCAGAGCTGCGACACAAATCCAATCATCGAACTGCTGCTCTACCGCTGCTGTGAGCGGAACCAGCACATCTGCGTTCGCAAGATCCGCGACGAGAAGGACATCGGCTCGGCCCTGGCCGTGCCGCTCTCCACACGAAACGGCACGTTCGGGATGGTCTACGTCGACCGCCGCCCCAAGACACTCCGCTTCCAGATTCCCGACCTCGACATGCTCACCGCCCTCGGCTCGGCCATCGCCGCCAAGCTGGACATCATCCTTCAGGGCCGCCAGGCACGTCAGGCCGAAGTCTCCGCGGCCGAAGTCAGTGTGGCTCAGACTATCCAGGCCCAACTGGACCCGAAGTCCTCGATCAGCTGGACGAAGTTCCAGATGGCCGCCTACAGCCGCTCCGGCCAGGAGCGGCCCGGAGACGTCTACGACGTGATGAAACGCCCGGACACGGAAATCACCTGCTTTCTGCTAGGTCATGTGCGGGCAACGGGAGCTTCCCTGGCCCTGTCCATGGCCCGCCTCCAGTCCACCTTCCGGGTGGCGATGTTGCACAACGACCCCCCCCACGCCTTCGAGCGAGAGCTCAACTGGCTGGTGTTCAACGAGAACGAGCCGGCCGTGGTCGATTCAATGTGTTTTCTGCTCGACCCCAAATCGGGCAAGATCCAGTATAGCCGGGCGGGCAAGATCGGGGCATTCATAGTGGATCCCCGCGGTGAGCCGCGAAAACTGCCCACCGCCGACGGGCCATCGGTCGGCGCGGTGAAGCACTACGAGTACACCTCTAAGATCGACCAGCTTGCCCCCGGCGAGACCCTCGCGGTCTACACCCGCGGCGTAGCCACGGCCGTCAACCAGCAGGGCGACCGATTCAGCGAGGCCCGGTTCATCGAGATGGTCTGTGACGGATTCGGTCAGCCACCCGGAGCCACGATCCAGGATATCAGTCACGAGCTGAGCGAGTTCTTCTACAACGGCAAGCACCCCGACGACATCACTGTCATCCTGCTGCACCGGCTGGAGGACTAA
- a CDS encoding aminopeptidase P family protein: MAQRRAHRSSPVIERRLEALRTKIQQKLLDGYLINSRVDQYYATGFDGEDGAVLILPRSVHLLTDGRFIQAAAKEAPWASVVIRRGSLVETAAQLIKRCRLVRLGFNPGTMSLQLYRDLGKAIRGTRLVPMPAMVHDLRLLKDSTEVAAIEKAAEIAESAFLTVTRRLRLGMTERQVAADLQWEMLRRGASDVAFPLIVAEGPNASLPHAVPGDRRIRSGSLLLIDWGATWSHYRSDLTRVVFIHKILPRFRRMYEHVLAAQAEGIRAIRPGVRMCDVDRRARGRLKAVGLDKKFTHGLGHGLGLDVHEAPRLAAKMKDALKAGMVVTVEPGVYCPGLGGVRIEDDVLVTEGGCRVLTRLAKDLDSMVV, encoded by the coding sequence TTGGCCCAACGTCGAGCTCACCGGTCGTCACCGGTCATCGAGCGTCGCCTGGAGGCGCTGCGTACAAAGATACAGCAGAAGTTGCTGGATGGCTACCTCATCAACAGCCGGGTGGATCAGTACTACGCGACGGGTTTTGACGGGGAGGACGGGGCGGTGCTGATTCTGCCCCGGTCGGTGCATCTCCTCACCGATGGACGGTTCATTCAGGCCGCGGCGAAGGAGGCTCCGTGGGCAAGCGTGGTCATCCGCAGAGGGTCACTGGTGGAGACCGCCGCCCAGCTCATCAAGCGCTGTCGCCTTGTCCGTTTAGGCTTCAATCCCGGCACCATGAGCCTGCAGCTGTACCGTGATCTGGGGAAAGCCATCCGTGGCACCCGGCTGGTGCCGATGCCGGCCATGGTCCACGATCTTCGGTTGCTCAAGGACTCGACGGAAGTTGCAGCGATCGAGAAGGCGGCCGAGATCGCTGAATCGGCCTTCCTGACGGTTACCCGGCGGCTGAGGCTTGGGATGACCGAACGGCAGGTGGCCGCCGATCTCCAATGGGAGATGCTCCGGCGTGGGGCGAGCGATGTTGCCTTCCCGCTTATCGTGGCTGAGGGCCCGAACGCTTCGCTGCCCCATGCGGTGCCCGGTGACCGCCGAATCCGATCTGGCAGCCTGCTGCTCATCGATTGGGGGGCGACCTGGAGCCATTACCGGAGCGACTTGACCCGGGTAGTGTTCATCCATAAGATTCTGCCTCGCTTTCGGCGCATGTATGAGCATGTGCTGGCAGCCCAGGCGGAGGGCATACGGGCTATCCGGCCGGGTGTCCGCATGTGCGACGTGGACCGCCGGGCCCGCGGCCGGCTTAAGGCTGTCGGTCTGGACAAGAAGTTCACTCACGGTCTGGGACACGGTCTGGGGCTGGACGTGCATGAAGCCCCCCGGCTTGCCGCCAAGATGAAGGATGCCCTGAAGGCGGGTATGGTGGTGACCGTCGAGCCGGGTGTGTATTGCCCGGGGTTGGGGGGAGTTCGGATCGAGGACGATGTCCTCGTGACCGAAGGTGGTTGTCGGGTGCTGACTCGGCTGGCCAAGGACCTGGATTCCATGGTGGTATGA
- the accB gene encoding acetyl-CoA carboxylase biotin carboxyl carrier protein, giving the protein MVEHGLSEMKLKDGEDQIVLRKGPTGAQVVMAAPLAMSHHPMAGASVLPAPTVVSAAVGEPKEDDGLVSIKSPMVGTFYATPDPESSPFVTIGSEIDVNTTVCIIEAMKVFNEIKAEVAGTIERILVQNEQAVEFGQPLMLVRPRK; this is encoded by the coding sequence ATGGTTGAGCACGGCCTCAGTGAGATGAAGCTGAAGGACGGGGAGGACCAAATTGTTCTGCGGAAAGGTCCGACTGGAGCTCAGGTGGTGATGGCCGCACCCCTGGCGATGTCGCACCATCCCATGGCTGGGGCTTCGGTGCTGCCCGCGCCGACTGTGGTTTCGGCTGCGGTGGGGGAACCGAAGGAGGATGATGGTTTGGTGTCCATCAAGAGCCCGATGGTGGGGACCTTCTATGCGACGCCTGATCCCGAGTCTTCGCCTTTTGTGACCATCGGGTCGGAGATCGATGTCAACACGACTGTCTGCATCATTGAGGCCATGAAGGTGTTCAACGAAATCAAGGCGGAGGTGGCCGGCACCATCGAGCGCATTCTTGTGCAGAATGAACAAGCGGTAGAGTTTGGCCAGCCTCTTATGCTGGTCCGGCCCCGGAAGTGA